Sequence from the Solea senegalensis isolate Sse05_10M linkage group LG1, IFAPA_SoseM_1, whole genome shotgun sequence genome:
CTAACTAAAGGTCATGTGTGATTCTGAGCTCATCGTGTTTGTTTTAAGGAAAACAGCTTTAGCTTCCGCTCACCTGCACACTCTGACCCCGCCCCCTGGAGCAATATATCCTCCACCTGTGGCCGTTCCACTTTTTACCTTTTAAACAGttggcaagtgtgtgtgtggattattCTTGTTAATGGACCAGACTTTTCTTAAGTTTTTCCAAACTGGATGAGGAAAACCTGGAAGtgggtttctttttctttatggactttatGGACCAGTTTGAACTGGAGTGGTCTTTTGAGTTGCCTGATGTTTGTTACTTCATCCCACAGAGTGAAGtctgtctgtggctctgtgtgctgcaaacaaacattttaacatggacAACGTGGAGTTTGACAGACTGTAAGTTAAACACTGCTTAAATACTGCTGTATTGCATAGAAATCTACAGTATATGGATAAAGTGCAAGTGttaatattatatcatattgcATATTGCCCTATTGCGCTAGAATTTGTGCTAAAGTGCTAACCTGTTTATTGCACATTGTTAGTCAGCTTCATGGATACAGGGACAAATGATCATTTAAGTCTGTTAGATTAGCATCACGACTCACAGTCTTCTTCCTGATGGTGAGGTTTCGTATTCACAAACAAATCTTCCCTGATTTGCAAACTCAAATAAAGCATTGAATAATGTGGGTTTTACTTGttagttgtttttgtaaagtaGATCTTTTCAGATCTGAGGTTAAAATGTTCCCTCCCAAACTCAACGTCAGCGATCAGAACCTCATGTAAAAAACTCTTTTTAGAATCGATGGTGATGATACTTCACTTTACTGCAGATTTGAGAATTCATGATGGTGATGAAAGTTGTAAAAAACTGTAAAGTctctgtcagtttaagtctacgatctgtacgtcacatgatcacgatctttatctcactgtgagactgaagtttgtaaagcactcactctctcacacacacactcactcactctcccacacacacacacacacacacactctcaaattctaatgtctgattttgtcacttgtGATTGAAATCcaacattcagattgacctcagtgacacaaagtgaccacatgaggcagcagaggaccagcagctaaaatcactgattttggtgtgggagagtgttaGTAAGTCTACAAgctctacgtcacatgatcatgcCTGTATCTAACTGTGAGACCGAAGCTTTTTAAAACTTGTCTCTCTCTATGTTCCATCTGTCCCACTTTGATCAGTGTTCTCGCTCCTTTTATCTTCCAGTGACATCATCTTTTCAGTAACATGTGCAGTTAATGAACTGCTGTCAAACACCTGAGAAGACCACAGTCAAGCCCTCAGTCCACCTGTGACCTCCGCTTGATCCGGACTCGGTAAATTGCAGTTATTTCAGTCTCGATGGAGTTGCCAAAGGTGTCCATGGACACCGTGCGTCCGTGCGTCCGTTCCTGTTTGACGGGTTTGACCACGGAGCAGTGGGGTTTGTTGGAGGCGGGGACACCTGATGACGCCACCAGACTCCGGTTGGCCGACATGCTCCTGAACGTGCTCCGCTGCGTCATGGACGTCTTGTCGGACTATTTGCGGAAAGGCGTCACGATGGAGCGCGTGCGCAGCAGCCTGAGCGACTCCATTACACGCTGCTTCGCCGAGGCAGTGGGCGTGGAGATGGTCAAAGGTCCCGGCCCCGACACCATGATGGACTGGATCGTGACGGAGGTCGTCAACCGTGCCAGCAGCGAGAAACCTGTTCAGCCTAAACCGACCAATTCAGTGATTCGCTCAGTCTGTCGAATGTTGAAGAAGTTCGCAGGCAAGATGTGCCGCTGCCACAAGAAACAGTCCCGACACAGCAGCGTCCAGACCTCGTCCTTCCAGGCCCAGGCAAAAAGGTTTATAGACAGTGAGTCGTCAATGACACAGTCTGTCCAGTCTGTCCTCAGCGTCAAGATGAACGTGATCATCGAGCCAATTGTGGAGGATGTGGAAAACATCGAGTACAACCAGCTGCAGGAGCAGTTTTCCCGGGAGACTCAAACTGCAGCAGAGGACATCGCTCAGTCTTTCTCCGAGTACATCAGCTCCAAAGATGGCGGGTCTGTTCGCTCAAGTCCAAAGACCCAGCAGCAGAAGAATTTGAAGGGAGTGCGGGCCAAGATCTGCAACTTTTTTGCCAGAATCTTCGCCAAAGCCTCCATTTGTCGAATCTtttcacaagtaaagtcaaagtTCCACGGCGAGGCCAAAGTCTCAGATGGTGAGGAAGTCAAGTCACTGCTGGCCGACGTAGAACCTGTGCTGCAGACCCGTGAAGACGCACTCGATCTCATTCACAGACTTCAGAACCTGTCACGCGATGACATGCTGGAACTGACCGGAGACCTCAGTGATCTCCTGTACAGCCACATCACTGGAGATTGTGTTCCAGAATCATTCAGAGAGGGTTTACCTGGCACAGCAGGGTCTGACCACCATCCGTCCGCCCACATTTACAACGACATACGCAACAGAGTGGTCTGCTTCTTGTCTCTGACCAGCTGGTGGCTGGAGAACCAGGTTTCTCGCTACAGTGACAAGGTTCTGCTTGCGTTAATGGAGAATGAGACCACGGCACAGGTCCCACAGGTCACAGTGGGGGCAGAGCCACGGCAGGAGGAAGCGACGGGAGGAACCGCGCAGGACGAAACAGAACAGACCTCCATCAAGCTCCTCATCACAACGCTCATCAAGAAGGTCAGGAAGTCCGTCCGAGGGGACAAGTCCTTCTTCACCGACGTTGAGGCCACTGTTCGACGCCTGGTGGACAAAACCTGTGCCGAACTCGATGGAACAAACGTTAAAATCACCCCGAGAAATGCTGAGAGCCTCGTCAAGGCCATCTTCAAGGACCTCCGTAAGAAGTGGGGTTCTGCTCTGGGAGTCTTGGTCTCCATCGAAACCGGGGACAAGAAACTTCCACAGTGCATCGCAGCCTCCTGTAAGACTCATGCTCAGAAAGCACAGCCGCATTAGCAGGTTCATTTCCACTGAAAAAAGCTTCAGGAACAGCAGTGTCCTCATCAACAGAACAGCGCCATCTTCCGGATGTTTTCATAgcaggaaaaagacaaaaatagtTTGCAGTAAAATAGTTAATGTATAGTTTTGTTGAGCAGAGTTATTTTAAGGCAATGTTTACACAAGCACACCGATGCAAACCACACAGCGCCACCTTCAGGACTTTAAAGGTAAAGACGTCCCTCATTTTCTCCTCTTACCTCAGACGACTGAAGCAGGTGGCCACATCATGTTTGTGTCTTCATATGTAAAGTGTGTcgagatactgtgtgtgtgtgtgtgtgtgtgtaaataaaaaaggcGTGACTTTAATGTAACATAAATCTATgtccatgtctttatctcactgtgagactttataaaccactcactctcacagaccgaagcccagagagaaagccagtgattttagctggcggggacacaggagctgctggtcctctgctgcctcgtgtggtcattttatgtcactgaggtcaatctgaacaaaggattttaaaagcagaattagctaaataagacatttgaacttagtgatggaggcagcagtggatcaacaactcctgtgtgtgtgatgttaaaatcactgattttctctatggcctttggtgtgggagagtgtgacctttctcaatatccatacttgtccGTACTTGTGAAACGTCATCAGTcccagtccaagtgctgttccaattctcaagtacaTGAGCAGCGAGTACggttctcaaacctggaagtgtTCTTGCTCCGCCCGTTTTACCCAGCATGCATCGGGTGATGACTTGAGTGTACTTGGGAAAGCAtctatcccagaatacatttcagCAGAACATGAGGAACAGCAgcagataatacaaatataaacctgaaataaatatttttatatatatttatattgaaataataactatatatatgcatttattaaaagtatttcatatgttcattcatcaacactgtaggcggcgctaatgaggcttaagcacttggCGCTACCcgccattacattacattacatgtcatttagcagacgcttttatccaaagcgacttacaaaagtgcgccattcaaacagtagaacaaggaagtagctgctgttcagaatcatacttgtgtactcccatACTTGGCGAGTATGATGAAAGCATGGATGCAAGTACatccttgcatacttgagtattgagaaagggcctgtgtgtgtgttatttattaaataatcatGGTGGTGCCGCCATGGCCAAATGCCAGCTTCATTTTTTTGGTCCCAGTCCTGATCCTGCATTAACATGTGTTGTCCTGTTTTTATATGGATTTATATGGTTCTTCTTCTCTAATGTGCACGCTAAAGATCACATgaaacatgtaataaataaatattatgtgtGTATGATTGTGTTTGTAACACTAACACggaagtgtttcttttttcttttgcacttttAAATTACAGTCACATTAAGATATCGCTGTTTTCGTGTGACGTCATCACGCCGCTGCTCAGCCTTGCTTCCTGGGAGCAGGTACgtgcttttattatatttatttaccccgaaaacaaaaagaaaacccgGTAAGAAGCCATTAAAGTGCGTTCGTGTGAACACGCAGCAGCCGCGTCGCTCCAACTGTAACAATGTACACgcacttttaactttaaacacAGGCGCTGTTTACGTAGTTTACGCTGTTTACGCAGTCATTCAAAGTCTGACCCTCCATACTTTTTCAGACTTTGAAGAACTGCGTAAGCCGCGTAAACTCCGGCATTTTGTGTAAACGTGTTTAAAAAGTTTCGCTCATCTCACAGTAGAGttttaggtttaaaaaaaacgtctGTTCACAAAAGAAATCGAATCACGACGCCACGCAAAATCAGCGACTTCTTAATGTGAAAGTATAGAAAAACTGTTCAAATCTGTTAATCTCTTAAATGTACGTAAAGTTATGTGCATATGAACATATTTataacttcaaaataaacatttgtcacAAAAGATAAATCTTCCATCTACATTTcataaaattatttattaaatccTATTTTTTAGGAGGTTTTTGTAGAAACGTGTcttgtttctgtgtatgtgtgtgagtcaaGGATCACGCTGACTTTGAATGCAAACCTGGTTATTGATGAACCAGTAACTGATCGAGACCGAGCAACGTTAGCATACAGTGTTGTGGAACAGACTGACTAGGGTACCTGTGATTGGCTCAGACACGCCTCCAGGTACGGTGACTCACATTGAACAAACAGAGCATCATTTAGCCAAATGATCTACAGTTTTGCTTGGatgctttatttaatttttgtttttttaaatcttgcgAACCCCTGGAGGAAGTTCTAGTACAATGAGAGGCGAaacactgccctctacagttcacAAGCTGAATTCATGctgtttgatttttgttgttggtggACTGTTGTCTCTGTTCTTCTCTCGCTCACAGGGAGGATCAGCGGATCAGTGGACATGAAGCTCCACAAGAGTCGGACGTGTTTTATCGACGGACCGCGGAGCAATGGCGCGTGATGTCACAACtgaggccgtttctcaatatccatacttgtgcgtacttgtgcgtacttgcgtactcccgtacttgtgaaaacgtcatcagcctcagtccaagtgctgttccaattctcaagtaagcgaacagcgaggacggttctcaaacccggaagtgttctcgctccgcccatgtttaccaagtatgcatcggaggtgacttaagcgtacttgggatggccatgtatcccagaatacatttcggcggagcatagcagcagataatagaaatataaatctgaaataaatatttttctgtgtcccggaacaaagttttaagatcatttgaggcgagaaattagtcatttataattcaaatatgtggtttgtgtatgaagatatgacgtatttatagtttggcagcgacgtttgtcggaggtgatcagctccacctctgtgggcgctcggcgctcactgtgcccggcacagagcagcgttacctcggcctgtcctgatgaaatgatccgctggctcagacgtcgctgtcattacatgctcggtgtgatccatagatttgttgttatttgttattgacgtgttattttgattttaatggagaCGTTTTGACCTGACGGTTTGAAAATTTGTAtatcattaattttttttaaatttcaactttcaaagttagatttatattaaagtcgcacggtcattgtatctgtacttaTATATCTGTactatataatatgtaaatattagctatgtagagtagtatatatttgtacacgtcatatatatatatatatatatatatatatatatatatatatatatatatgtatatatatatataaatactactctacaatgctgtaatatatctattttccacattgtatttgAGAAACGGCCAGTGAGACAGGTGTGGGAGCACAGGTGTGGATTGACACGGTGAAACCCGCTCGGTTCTGATCGGTCTGAGCAGAACCTGAAACCTCAGGCTGTGAAGACGTTTCTTAATGTTCTTCATGGTTCTTGTTCTCTGTCCATGCTTTCATCAAACCCTTGGACATTGGTGTGGAGGTCATCATCTCTGACCCGTGAGGAGCCTTGTCTGGCCATGACAATTGGTCTGTCATGGCCAGACAAGTGTTCTCAGATTGAGACGTTTTTTGACACAcccagtccttgaatttgagggaatttgtCCTGGCAAGTTGTAAAAagactaaatgttttaagtttagttttattGCTCTTATCTTTCCTAACAAATTCCGTATGTTACTAAATCAATGTTTTCTCTGATGTTGGGCGTGGCTCCTGTTTGAAAAGTTGAACGTACATTAGAGTTCATCGCAGGGGGAGGCGCTTACGGCTCAACAGCACCACCTTTTTCAAAGTTTGCTTGTTCTACCAGCACCAACCGTTCCATTCCATCGGGGGGAGCCAGTGTAACATGGTGCGTCCAGTGTGGGCGGAGCAGAGAGGCGTGTCCTCACAGAGAGGCGTACCCTCACTGAGAGACCACACGTCAAACTCCAGCAACTGAAGGTAAAAGCACAAATAATTATGATGA
This genomic interval carries:
- the LOC122771960 gene encoding uncharacterized protein LOC122771960, which produces MELPKVSMDTVRPCVRSCLTGLTTEQWGLLEAGTPDDATRLRLADMLLNVLRCVMDVLSDYLRKGVTMERVRSSLSDSITRCFAEAVGVEMVKGPGPDTMMDWIVTEVVNRASSEKPVQPKPTNSVIRSVCRMLKKFAGKMCRCHKKQSRHSSVQTSSFQAQAKRFIDSESSMTQSVQSVLSVKMNVIIEPIVEDVENIEYNQLQEQFSRETQTAAEDIAQSFSEYISSKDGGSVRSSPKTQQQKNLKGVRAKICNFFARIFAKASICRIFSQVKSKFHGEAKVSDGEEVKSLLADVEPVLQTREDALDLIHRLQNLSRDDMLELTGDLSDLLYSHITGDCVPESFREGLPGTAGSDHHPSAHIYNDIRNRVVCFLSLTSWWLENQVSRYSDKVLLALMENETTAQVPQVTVGAEPRQEEATGGTAQDETEQTSIKLLITTLIKKVRKSVRGDKSFFTDVEATVRRLVDKTCAELDGTNVKITPRNAESLVKAIFKDLRKKWGSALGVLVSIETGDKKLPQCIAASCKTHAQKAQPH